One region of Rhodospirillaceae bacterium genomic DNA includes:
- a CDS encoding cupin domain-containing protein: MTTPVIYNPKSVTEVKDWGPIPTMIEGQSMTSGVLLHKGPNGENETGIWICTPGFWNCHVTRDEFCHFMLGRCTYTHESGEVIEIYPDTIAFFPQDWKGTCRVHETVRKVYMIR; this comes from the coding sequence ATGACCACACCCGTGATCTACAATCCGAAATCCGTGACCGAGGTCAAGGATTGGGGCCCGATTCCGACCATGATCGAAGGCCAGTCCATGACCAGCGGCGTGCTGCTGCACAAGGGGCCGAATGGCGAGAACGAGACCGGCATCTGGATCTGCACGCCGGGCTTCTGGAACTGCCATGTGACCCGCGACGAGTTCTGCCATTTCATGCTGGGCCGCTGCACCTATACCCATGAGAGCGGCGAAGTGATCGAGATCTATCCCGATACGATCGCGTTCTTTCCGCAGGATTGGAAGGGCACCTGCCGGGTCCATGAGACGGTGCGGAAAGTTTATATGATTCGGTAA
- a CDS encoding FAD-binding oxidoreductase, whose amino-acid sequence MKHLYHPSALDPATPVKSWWRDSKTDFPSYPALESEIETDVAIIGGGLTGLSAAYHLQRDHGIEAVVLERAEIGWGASGRNGGFCCMGSSKMPWSKMLKKFGLAETQTFWRSQKGSVELVAEIVAREGLDIDKTGTGEISLAHKPDMADALKEEAEFMAKTFGATEVYMSKEELVAGGFNSPGLHAGVANPVGFGLNPWKYVNGLAAATAKTGARIFANSEVINWVREGAKHVLTTPRGRVKANKVLIATAGYTPEDLHGDFGGRILPALSSIVVTRPMNQNELGAQGWTNTTPVYDLRYLLHYFRLLPDGRFMFGGRGGLSAAPDALERQLDNIEAAFRAYYPEWKHVDITHRWSGLLCLAQDLVPHVGAWDEQPGTYFAMCYHGNGVAMGTWSGRAAARVMAGGPEERPEFMRKAPPKFPFPVLRPLYLRGAYMTYGIKDALK is encoded by the coding sequence ATGAAGCATCTTTATCATCCGAGCGCTCTCGATCCCGCAACACCGGTCAAGAGCTGGTGGCGGGACTCGAAGACCGATTTCCCGTCCTATCCGGCGCTGGAATCCGAGATCGAGACCGATGTCGCCATCATCGGCGGCGGGCTCACCGGTCTTTCCGCCGCCTATCATCTGCAGCGCGATCATGGGATCGAGGCCGTGGTGCTGGAGCGGGCCGAGATCGGCTGGGGCGCCTCGGGGCGCAATGGCGGTTTCTGCTGCATGGGCTCGTCGAAGATGCCCTGGAGCAAGATGCTGAAGAAATTCGGCCTTGCGGAGACGCAGACCTTCTGGCGCAGCCAGAAGGGATCGGTCGAATTGGTGGCCGAGATCGTGGCGCGCGAAGGGCTCGATATCGACAAGACCGGGACCGGTGAGATATCGCTCGCCCACAAGCCGGACATGGCGGATGCGCTGAAGGAAGAAGCCGAATTCATGGCGAAGACCTTCGGCGCCACCGAAGTTTACATGTCGAAGGAAGAGTTGGTGGCGGGCGGCTTCAATTCGCCGGGGCTTCATGCCGGCGTCGCCAATCCGGTCGGCTTCGGCCTCAACCCGTGGAAATATGTGAACGGGCTTGCGGCCGCGACCGCCAAGACCGGCGCCCGGATCTTTGCCAACAGCGAGGTCATCAACTGGGTGCGCGAGGGGGCGAAGCATGTGCTGACCACGCCGCGCGGCCGGGTGAAGGCGAACAAGGTGCTGATCGCCACGGCGGGCTACACGCCGGAGGATCTTCATGGCGATTTCGGCGGGCGCATCCTGCCGGCCTTGTCGTCGATCGTGGTGACGCGGCCGATGAACCAGAACGAGCTGGGGGCGCAGGGCTGGACCAATACCACGCCGGTCTATGATCTGCGCTACCTGCTCCATTATTTCCGCCTGCTGCCCGATGGCCGATTCATGTTCGGCGGGCGCGGTGGCCTCTCCGCAGCACCCGATGCGCTGGAGCGGCAGCTCGACAATATCGAGGCGGCGTTCCGCGCCTATTACCCCGAATGGAAGCATGTCGACATCACCCATCGCTGGTCGGGCCTGCTGTGCCTGGCGCAGGATCTGGTGCCCCATGTCGGCGCCTGGGACGAGCAGCCCGGCACCTATTTCGCCATGTGCTATCACGGCAATGGTGTCGCCATGGGCACTTGGTCGGGGCGGGCTGCGGCGCGGGTGATGGCGGGTGGACCGGAGGAGCGTCCGGAATTCATGCGCAAGGCGCCGCCCAAATTTCCGTTTCCGGTGCTGCGGCCGCTTTACCTGCGCGGCGCCTATATGACCTATGGCATCAAGGACGCGCTGAAATAG
- a CDS encoding long-chain fatty acid--CoA ligase — protein sequence MSATHGVAQPWLASYPPAVDGTTPIVGKPVYALLDDTAAQHPGNDCVDFLDKHYTYAEIKRESDKVAKGLQQIGLKPGMRLGLFLPNCPYFVIFYHGALKAGACLVNFNPLYAEPEIERQIADAEVDFMVTLDVTQLLPKLDSVLAKSRVKSVIVCPMAHQLPFPKNLVYPFVMRSAHARMKIDSRHIAYKDLVHNDGAYAPVEIDPAKTVALLQYTGGTTGVPKGAMLSHANVYINAIQSKRWFYTVDSPQAKTIGVLPLFHAFAMTCVMNWTLAVGGCMILEPKFDTLKLLRLVHRKRPTALVGVPTLFNALLNFPQFKDYDLSSLVFAISGGAPLPVEIRKKFEAESGCRLIEGYGLSEASPVCSCNPVHTGGKTGSIGLPYPFTSCEIVSLDDRKTRMPVGEKGEICFRGPQVMLGYWKRPDATDEVIIDGCLHTGDVGHIDEEGFVFITDRLKEMINASGFKVYPRVIEEAIYEHKSVKECAVIGIDDPYRGQTIKAYIVLKDGETCSQETLDAFLDTRISKIEKPRFYEFRADLPKSIIGKILKKNLVDEEKARAAAKEKM from the coding sequence ATGTCGGCGACGCACGGGGTGGCACAACCCTGGCTGGCCAGCTATCCGCCGGCGGTGGACGGCACGACGCCGATCGTCGGCAAGCCGGTCTATGCGCTGCTCGACGACACGGCGGCCCAGCATCCCGGCAATGACTGCGTCGACTTCCTCGACAAGCATTACACCTATGCCGAGATCAAGCGCGAGAGCGACAAGGTGGCGAAGGGCCTGCAGCAGATCGGCCTCAAACCCGGCATGCGCTTAGGGCTGTTCCTGCCCAACTGTCCCTATTTCGTCATCTTCTATCATGGTGCCCTGAAGGCCGGGGCGTGCCTGGTCAATTTCAACCCGCTTTACGCCGAGCCCGAGATCGAGCGCCAGATCGCCGATGCCGAGGTCGATTTCATGGTGACCCTCGACGTCACCCAATTGCTGCCCAAGCTCGATTCCGTGCTGGCGAAATCGCGGGTGAAATCGGTCATCGTCTGCCCGATGGCGCACCAGCTGCCCTTCCCGAAGAACCTCGTTTATCCCTTCGTCATGCGCAGCGCCCATGCGCGCATGAAGATCGACAGCCGCCACATCGCCTATAAGGATCTGGTCCACAATGACGGCGCCTATGCGCCGGTCGAGATCGACCCCGCGAAGACCGTGGCCCTGCTGCAATATACCGGCGGCACGACGGGCGTCCCCAAGGGCGCCATGCTCAGCCACGCCAATGTCTATATCAACGCCATCCAGTCGAAGCGCTGGTTCTATACCGTGGACAGCCCGCAGGCGAAGACCATCGGCGTGCTGCCGCTGTTCCATGCCTTCGCCATGACCTGCGTCATGAACTGGACGCTGGCAGTGGGCGGCTGCATGATCCTGGAACCCAAATTCGACACGTTGAAACTGCTGCGCCTGGTGCACCGCAAGCGACCGACTGCTTTGGTCGGCGTGCCCACTTTGTTCAACGCGCTTCTCAACTTTCCGCAGTTCAAGGATTACGACCTCTCCTCCCTCGTCTTCGCCATTTCGGGCGGCGCACCCTTGCCCGTCGAGATCCGGAAGAAGTTCGAAGCGGAAAGCGGCTGCCGCCTCATCGAAGGCTACGGCCTCTCGGAAGCCTCGCCCGTCTGCAGTTGCAATCCCGTCCATACCGGCGGCAAGACCGGCTCGATCGGCCTCCCCTATCCCTTCACCTCCTGCGAGATCGTCTCGCTCGATGACCGCAAGACCCGCATGCCGGTCGGCGAAAAAGGCGAGATCTGCTTCCGTGGCCCCCAGGTGATGCTGGGTTACTGGAAGCGCCCAGATGCCACTGACGAGGTGATCATCGATGGCTGCCTGCATACCGGCGATGTCGGCCATATCGATGAAGAGGGTTTCGTCTTCATCACCGACCGGTTGAAGGAGATGATCAACGCCTCGGGTTTCAAGGTCTATCCGCGCGTCATCGAAGAGGCGATCTACGAACACAAATCGGTCAAGGAATGCGCCGTCATCGGCATCGACGATCCCTATCGCGGGCAGACCATCAAGGCCTACATCGTGTTGAAGGATGGCGAGACCTGCAGCCAGGAAACCCTCGACGCCTTCCTCGACACACGCATCTCGAAGATCGAGAAACCGCGCTTCTATGAATTCCGCGCCGATCTGCCCAAGAGCATCATCGGCAAGATCCTGAAGAAGAATCTGGTGGACGAGGAAAAAGCCCGCGCCGCCGCAAAGGAGAAGATGTGA
- a CDS encoding aldehyde dehydrogenase has protein sequence MPTFDPTLGQIFVANDYVAAPSAPLTEVKNPADLSTVGRIAQCAPLSLDAVLQKAQEAQKDWATLDGKSRAAALHRLADAMAAATAGPAAELMTLEMGKPFTESVGELMNVGPIFRYFAELARDDGGFMAAPTAPGSTQYARWYPFGVTAHIVPYNFPIILMAFTVAASLAAGNAVVIKPAPATSLSTLAFMEHFKALPAGLVSCVTGGVETAKALINDDRIGVVAFTGSVEAGRDVAAACGRLLKPCVIEAGGSDPMIVMDSADPEIAAAAAVTGAFHLSGQICTSTERLYVHEKVHDAFVSAMVERTKALRIGPGLGNVEIGPLVSEAARAKVMRLVDQAVAQGAKIACGGRVPSAHNTGWFYEPTILTDVTPQMDLMQAEMFGPVAPIIRVRDFAEAIRLANQSRFGLGASIFTADLEEAMAAVDELQAGMVWVNNVLGDNDALPFGGWKLSGLGRALSRLGLNAFRQSKMVMLDHKAELQSWWYPYSDAFYAERGGRWNLSKKS, from the coding sequence ATGCCAACCTTCGATCCCACCCTTGGCCAGATTTTCGTCGCCAATGACTATGTGGCGGCGCCAAGTGCGCCGTTGACCGAGGTGAAGAACCCGGCCGATCTCTCGACCGTGGGGCGGATTGCGCAATGTGCGCCGCTATCGCTGGATGCGGTGCTGCAAAAGGCGCAGGAAGCGCAGAAGGATTGGGCGACGCTCGACGGCAAGAGCCGGGCTGCGGCCTTGCATCGCCTCGCTGATGCGATGGCGGCGGCGACGGCGGGGCCGGCTGCGGAACTGATGACGCTCGAGATGGGCAAGCCCTTCACGGAATCCGTGGGCGAGCTCATGAATGTCGGGCCGATCTTCCGCTATTTCGCCGAACTTGCCCGCGACGATGGCGGGTTCATGGCGGCACCCACCGCGCCGGGCTCGACGCAATATGCGCGCTGGTATCCTTTCGGCGTCACCGCGCATATCGTGCCCTATAACTTCCCGATCATCCTCATGGCCTTCACTGTGGCGGCGTCATTGGCGGCCGGCAATGCGGTGGTGATCAAGCCGGCGCCAGCGACCTCGCTCTCGACGCTCGCTTTCATGGAACATTTCAAGGCGCTGCCCGCTGGCCTCGTTTCCTGTGTGACCGGCGGTGTCGAGACCGCAAAGGCATTGATCAACGATGACCGCATCGGCGTCGTCGCTTTCACCGGCTCGGTCGAGGCGGGGCGCGATGTCGCCGCCGCCTGCGGGCGGCTGCTGAAGCCCTGCGTCATCGAGGCCGGCGGGTCGGACCCGATGATCGTCATGGACAGTGCCGATCCGGAGATCGCGGCGGCGGCGGCGGTGACCGGCGCCTTCCATCTCTCCGGGCAGATCTGCACTTCGACCGAGCGTCTTTATGTGCATGAGAAGGTGCATGATGCGTTTGTGAGCGCCATGGTCGAACGCACCAAGGCTTTGCGCATCGGCCCCGGCCTCGGCAATGTCGAGATCGGGCCGCTGGTCTCGGAAGCCGCGCGCGCCAAGGTGATGCGCCTCGTCGACCAGGCGGTGGCGCAGGGCGCCAAAATCGCCTGCGGCGGCCGCGTGCCGTCGGCGCACAACACCGGCTGGTTCTATGAACCCACCATCTTGACCGATGTCACGCCGCAGATGGACCTCATGCAGGCGGAAATGTTCGGGCCGGTGGCGCCCATCATCCGCGTGCGCGATTTCGCGGAAGCCATTCGCCTCGCCAACCAGTCGCGCTTCGGCCTGGGAGCGTCGATCTTCACCGCCGACCTTGAAGAGGCCATGGCGGCGGTGGATGAATTGCAGGCCGGCATGGTCTGGGTCAACAATGTGCTGGGCGACAATGACGCGCTGCCCTTCGGTGGGTGGAAGCTCTCGGGCCTCGGCCGCGCGCTCTCCCGCCTCGGCCTCAACGCCTTCCGGCAGTCGAAGATGGTGATGCTGGATCACAAGGCGGAACTGCAATCCTGGTGGTATCCTTATTCCGATGCGTTCTATGCCGAACGCGGCGGTCGTTGGAATCTGAGCAAAAAATCATGA
- a CDS encoding thiolase family protein, with protein MKDAVIVGYQRSPFHFANKGALIKVRPDDMAAAVVKSLITKTGVESKDIEDLLLGCAFPEGEQGFNVARLIAMIAELPQSVAGATINRFCGSSMQSIHMAAGAIALGAGEAFLCGGVESMTRVPMLGFNPMPNPALNDRLPAAYISMGTTAENVANKYKISRAEQEEFAVASQNKASAARAAGKLKDEIVPIQAGKELVSEDGTIRDGTTIEALAGLKPAFDANGSVTAGTSSPLTDGSAFTLVTSADYAKAHGLKVLAKIRAVSVAGCAPEIMGIGPVAATQKALKRAGLTIGDIDIIELNEAFASQSLACIRDLKIDIAKVNLDGGAIALGHPLGATGARITGKAASLLKREGKKFALATQCIGGGQGIATILEAV; from the coding sequence ATGAAAGACGCCGTCATTGTGGGCTATCAGCGCTCACCCTTCCATTTCGCCAACAAGGGTGCGCTCATCAAGGTGCGGCCCGACGATATGGCTGCCGCCGTGGTAAAGTCGCTCATCACCAAGACCGGCGTCGAGTCAAAGGATATCGAGGATCTGCTGCTGGGCTGCGCCTTCCCCGAAGGCGAGCAGGGCTTCAATGTGGCGCGCCTCATCGCGATGATCGCGGAGCTGCCGCAATCGGTCGCCGGCGCCACCATCAACCGCTTCTGCGGCTCCTCCATGCAGAGCATCCACATGGCAGCCGGGGCCATCGCCCTTGGCGCCGGTGAGGCGTTCCTCTGCGGTGGTGTCGAGAGCATGACCCGCGTCCCCATGCTGGGCTTCAACCCGATGCCGAACCCGGCGCTCAACGACCGGCTGCCCGCCGCCTATATCTCAATGGGCACCACCGCCGAGAACGTCGCCAACAAATACAAGATCAGCCGGGCCGAGCAGGAAGAATTCGCGGTCGCCAGCCAGAACAAGGCGAGTGCCGCGCGCGCCGCCGGCAAATTGAAGGACGAGATCGTCCCCATCCAGGCGGGGAAGGAGCTGGTCAGCGAAGACGGCACCATCCGCGACGGCACCACCATCGAGGCGCTGGCCGGATTGAAGCCGGCCTTCGACGCCAACGGCTCGGTCACAGCCGGCACATCGTCGCCGCTCACCGACGGCTCCGCCTTCACCCTCGTCACCTCGGCCGATTATGCCAAGGCGCATGGGCTGAAGGTACTGGCCAAGATTCGCGCCGTGTCGGTCGCCGGCTGCGCGCCGGAGATCATGGGCATCGGCCCGGTGGCGGCGACGCAGAAGGCGCTGAAGCGCGCCGGCCTCACCATCGGCGACATCGACATCATCGAACTCAATGAGGCCTTCGCCTCGCAGTCGCTGGCCTGCATCCGCGATCTCAAAATCGACATTGCCAAGGTCAATCTCGATGGCGGCGCCATTGCGCTGGGGCACCCGCTGGGGGCCACCGGCGCCCGTATCACCGGCAAGGCCGCCTCGCTCCTCAAGCGAGAGGGGAAGAAATTCGCGCTTGCCACGCAATGCATCGGCGGCGGCCAGGGCATCGCCACCATCCTGGAGGCGGTGTGA
- a CDS encoding glycosyltransferase — MTKGKTIVLFPEAAFGPALNCVGIAQRLRAMGHNPVFVCDKGFKGVFEKYGFEENLVDMSGGMSDEEIAKFWANFIAEKQPHFRLSPIDQLPTYVIPVWEAIVDSAVIAEAGLNAHLARIKPDLVAVDNVILFPAIKKAGCPWVRIISCSENEIPDPDIPPHLSGCHENDKAGFKAFEDRFLELVKPTHDRFNAFLKDQDHAPYALGEFFEASPTMNLLLYPKPLAFKRRTPLDPKRFQYLEGCVRDEGQYTVPTFSVHNDKPLIYVSYGSLGAADVDLYKNLIKAFAKLPYRFLMNVGDYIGEYQDVPGNVHLESWYPQPAVIPHVDLFIHHGGNNSFNEALYFGKPAIIMPFCWDGLDNAARIHDTGYGDQLPRYTWTEEQLSSMIARLLGDKAMKQRLNEVAKHMQAAKGTEKAANILAEIATTGTFKP; from the coding sequence ATGACTAAAGGAAAAACGATCGTCCTCTTTCCGGAGGCTGCCTTCGGCCCGGCGCTGAACTGTGTGGGCATCGCGCAGCGTCTGCGGGCCATGGGCCATAACCCGGTCTTTGTCTGCGACAAGGGCTTCAAGGGCGTGTTCGAGAAATATGGCTTCGAGGAAAACCTGGTCGACATGTCCGGCGGCATGTCGGATGAAGAGATCGCGAAATTCTGGGCGAATTTCATCGCCGAGAAGCAGCCGCATTTCCGCCTCTCGCCCATCGATCAGCTGCCGACCTATGTGATCCCGGTCTGGGAAGCGATCGTCGATTCCGCGGTGATCGCGGAAGCTGGCCTCAACGCCCATCTCGCGCGCATCAAGCCGGACCTGGTCGCGGTCGACAATGTCATCCTGTTCCCGGCCATCAAGAAGGCGGGCTGCCCTTGGGTGCGCATCATTTCCTGCTCGGAGAACGAGATCCCCGATCCGGATATCCCGCCGCATCTCTCCGGCTGCCACGAGAATGACAAGGCCGGTTTCAAGGCGTTCGAGGACCGGTTCCTGGAACTGGTGAAACCGACCCATGACCGCTTCAATGCGTTCCTCAAAGATCAGGACCATGCGCCCTATGCGCTGGGCGAGTTCTTCGAGGCCTCGCCGACCATGAACCTCCTGCTCTATCCGAAGCCGCTCGCCTTCAAGCGCCGCACACCGCTCGATCCCAAGCGCTTCCAATATCTCGAAGGCTGCGTGCGCGACGAGGGGCAGTACACCGTCCCGACCTTCAGCGTGCACAACGACAAGCCGCTGATCTATGTGTCCTACGGCTCGCTGGGGGCGGCGGATGTCGATCTCTACAAGAACCTCATCAAGGCCTTTGCCAAGCTGCCCTACCGGTTCCTGATGAATGTCGGCGATTATATCGGCGAATATCAGGACGTGCCGGGCAATGTGCATCTGGAGAGCTGGTATCCGCAGCCGGCGGTCATTCCGCATGTCGATCTCTTCATCCATCATGGCGGCAATAACAGCTTCAACGAGGCGCTCTATTTCGGGAAGCCTGCGATCATCATGCCGTTCTGCTGGGATGGGCTCGACAATGCTGCGCGCATCCACGACACGGGCTATGGCGACCAGCTGCCGCGCTATACCTGGACCGAGGAACAATTGTCGTCGATGATCGCGCGCCTGCTGGGCGACAAGGCGATGAAGCAGCGCCTCAATGAGGTAGCCAAGCACATGCAGGCCGCCAAGGGCACCGAGAAGGCCGCCAATATCCTGGCCGAAATCGCGACCACAGGGACATTTAAACCGTGA
- a CDS encoding cupin domain-containing protein: protein MSNRAKLDSSAPHIYDALTFDDLADWGEQPDCLEGPSKSSGRLLFKRPDASVGGNSPETGLWVVTPGKWPLSIPRDEFCHFISGRATYVRDDGEVIEVKPGTCVHFTAGWTGICTVHETLRNVYMLR from the coding sequence GTGAGCAACAGAGCGAAACTCGATTCTTCGGCACCGCATATCTATGACGCCCTCACCTTCGACGATCTTGCCGATTGGGGCGAACAGCCGGATTGCCTGGAAGGTCCGTCGAAATCCTCGGGCCGTCTGCTGTTCAAACGGCCGGATGCGAGCGTCGGCGGCAATTCGCCGGAAACGGGGCTGTGGGTGGTGACGCCGGGCAAATGGCCGCTCTCCATCCCGCGCGACGAGTTCTGTCATTTCATCAGTGGTCGCGCCACTTATGTGCGTGACGATGGCGAGGTGATCGAGGTCAAGCCCGGGACCTGCGTCCATTTCACCGCCGGCTGGACCGGCATCTGCACGGTCCATGAGACCCTGCGCAATGTCTATATGCTGCGATAG
- a CDS encoding 3-hydroxyacyl-CoA dehydrogenase: MAINKACVIGAGVMGAGIAAQIANAGVPVLLLDIVPKEGADRSAIAKGAIEKLQKADPAPLMSKAAAKLIIPGNIEDDLDQLGDVDWIVEAIIERLDLKQGLYHKLEGKRKKGSILSSNTSTIPLKTLVEGMPEAVQSDFCITHFFNPPRYMRLLEIVGGAKTRPEVIKDISEFGDRMLGKTIVHAKDTPGFVGNRIGVFWMQAAVNAALDLDLTVEEADAIMGRPIGAPKTGLFGLLDLVGLDLMPHVDKSMASLLQPDDAYMKLRRPWPLLEKMIADGYTGRKGKGGFYRLNTEGGKKVKESVNLKTGTYATSDRARLDSADAAKGGLKTLVDHKDKGGQYAWRVLSSLLSYAASLVPEIAEDVVSVDQGMKTGYNWKRGPFEMIDQMGAAWFADKLAAEKLPVPPFLGVAAKAGGFYRVANGQIEHLKPDGTYTKLVRPEGVLLLSDVKLGAKPIIKNGSASLWDIGDGVACLEFHSKMNALDPDSLALVKQSVDHVGKKMKALVIHNEAENFSVGANIGLALFAANIAMWPMIDDMIATGQSAYKAVKFAPFPVVGAPSGMALGGGCEVLLHCASIQAHAETYMGLVEVGVGLIPGWGGCKEMLLRFQPSGRDPKGPMPPVGQAFETISLAKVAKSAAEAKEMRFLRPHDGISMNRDRLLFDAKAKALSMLAAGYQAPTPQELRLPGPTARTALQLAVEGFALQGKALPHDVTVSDALAEVLSGGKTDITELVTEDQLSKLEKKAFMTLLHTGPTLARMEHMLSTGKPLRN, encoded by the coding sequence ATGGCCATCAACAAGGCCTGCGTCATCGGCGCGGGGGTGATGGGGGCCGGCATCGCCGCCCAGATCGCCAATGCCGGCGTGCCGGTTCTTCTCCTCGACATCGTGCCGAAAGAAGGCGCCGATCGTTCAGCGATCGCCAAGGGCGCCATCGAGAAACTGCAGAAGGCCGACCCGGCACCCCTCATGTCGAAGGCCGCCGCGAAACTCATCATCCCCGGCAATATCGAGGACGATCTCGATCAACTGGGCGATGTCGACTGGATCGTCGAGGCGATCATCGAGCGCCTCGATCTGAAGCAGGGCCTTTATCACAAGCTCGAGGGCAAGCGGAAGAAGGGCTCGATCCTCTCCTCCAACACCTCGACCATTCCGCTGAAGACCTTGGTCGAGGGTATGCCGGAAGCGGTGCAATCCGATTTCTGCATCACCCATTTCTTCAACCCGCCGCGCTACATGCGCCTCCTTGAGATTGTCGGTGGCGCGAAGACGCGCCCTGAGGTCATCAAGGACATCAGCGAATTCGGCGACCGGATGCTGGGCAAGACCATCGTCCATGCCAAGGACACGCCGGGCTTTGTCGGCAACCGCATCGGCGTCTTCTGGATGCAGGCGGCGGTCAACGCGGCTCTCGATCTCGACCTCACGGTCGAGGAAGCCGACGCCATCATGGGCCGCCCGATCGGCGCGCCAAAGACCGGGTTGTTCGGCCTCCTCGATCTCGTCGGCCTCGATCTCATGCCCCATGTCGACAAAAGCATGGCGAGCCTTTTGCAGCCAGACGACGCCTATATGAAACTGCGCCGCCCCTGGCCGCTCCTCGAAAAGATGATTGCCGACGGCTATACCGGCCGCAAGGGCAAGGGCGGCTTCTACCGGCTCAACACCGAGGGCGGCAAGAAGGTCAAGGAATCGGTCAACCTCAAGACCGGTACCTACGCTACCAGCGATCGCGCGCGTCTCGATTCCGCCGATGCCGCCAAGGGTGGCTTGAAGACCCTCGTCGATCACAAGGACAAGGGCGGGCAATATGCCTGGCGCGTGCTCTCGTCCCTCCTTTCCTATGCGGCTTCACTGGTGCCGGAGATCGCCGAGGATGTGGTCTCCGTCGATCAGGGCATGAAGACCGGTTACAACTGGAAACGCGGCCCCTTCGAGATGATCGACCAGATGGGCGCTGCCTGGTTTGCCGACAAGCTCGCCGCCGAGAAACTGCCGGTGCCGCCTTTCCTTGGCGTCGCCGCCAAGGCTGGCGGCTTCTACCGCGTCGCCAATGGCCAGATCGAGCATCTGAAACCAGATGGCACGTACACAAAGCTGGTCCGGCCTGAGGGCGTGCTGTTGCTCTCCGACGTGAAGCTCGGCGCAAAGCCCATCATCAAGAACGGCTCGGCCTCGCTCTGGGATATCGGCGATGGTGTCGCCTGCCTTGAGTTCCACAGCAAGATGAACGCGCTTGATCCCGACAGCCTGGCGCTGGTCAAGCAATCGGTCGATCATGTGGGCAAGAAGATGAAGGCCCTCGTCATCCATAACGAGGCCGAGAATTTCTCCGTGGGCGCCAATATCGGCCTCGCCCTCTTTGCCGCCAACATCGCCATGTGGCCGATGATCGATGACATGATCGCGACCGGCCAGTCGGCCTACAAGGCCGTTAAGTTCGCCCCCTTCCCCGTGGTGGGTGCACCTTCCGGCATGGCCTTGGGTGGTGGCTGCGAGGTGCTGCTCCATTGCGCCTCCATCCAGGCCCATGCCGAAACATATATGGGTCTTGTCGAAGTCGGCGTCGGCCTCATCCCCGGCTGGGGCGGCTGCAAGGAGATGCTGCTCCGCTTCCAGCCATCAGGCCGCGACCCCAAGGGACCGATGCCCCCGGTCGGCCAGGCCTTCGAGACCATTTCCTTGGCCAAGGTTGCCAAATCCGCGGCGGAGGCCAAGGAGATGCGCTTCCTGCGCCCCCATGACGGCATCAGCATGAACCGCGACCGATTGCTGTTCGATGCCAAGGCCAAGGCACTCAGTATGCTGGCGGCCGGCTATCAGGCACCAACCCCGCAGGAACTGCGCCTGCCCGGCCCCACCGCGCGGACGGCGTTGCAGCTTGCGGTCGAAGGCTTCGCGTTGCAGGGCAAGGCCCTGCCCCATGACGTGACAGTCTCCGATGCGTTGGCTGAGGTCCTCTCCGGCGGCAAGACCGACATCACCGAACTCGTCACCGAAGACCAGCTCTCGAAGCTCGAGAAGAAGGCCTTCATGACATTGCTGCACACCGGACCGACCCTTGCCCGCATGGAGCATATGCTCTCCACCGGCAAGCCGCTCCGGAACTGA